The Papio anubis isolate 15944 chromosome 5, Panubis1.0, whole genome shotgun sequence genome has a segment encoding these proteins:
- the LOC116275018 gene encoding U6 snRNA-associated Sm-like protein LSm2, whose translation MTAIKKAVISLLKQVSSECPNKQKRKKYKKSKTNDPSRGTSTTLFYSFFRSVVELKNDLSICGTLHSVDQYLNIKLTNISVTDPEKYPHMLSVKNCLIQGSVVPYMQLPADEIHKQLLQDAARKEPLPQKQ comes from the exons ATGACTGCTATAAAGAAAGCTGTAATCTCCTTATTGAAACAAGTTTCAAGTGAGTGTCCTaacaaacagaagagaaaaaagtataagaaaagtaaaactaatGA TCCATCCCGTGGCACCAGCACCACgctcttctattcttttttcaggTCGGTTGTGGAACTCAAGAATGACCTGAGCATCTGTGGAACGCTCCATTCTGTGGATCAGTATCTCAACATCAAACTAACTAATATCAGTGTCACAGACCCTGAGAAATATCCTCACATGTTATCAGTGAAGAACTGCCTCATTCAGGGCTCAGTGGTTCCATACATGCAGTTGCCAGCAGACGAGATACACAAACAGTTGCTACAGGATGCGGCAAGGAAGGAACCCCTGCCGCAGAAACAGTGA